In Pseudomonas fakonensis, one DNA window encodes the following:
- a CDS encoding DUF1656 domain-containing protein, translating to MIGELDISGVFLPTLLVMMFGTYLLFLGVHAVLVRLHFYRLVWHRALFNVALYAVLLGAVDHFCRSLMLP from the coding sequence GTGATCGGTGAACTGGATATCAGCGGGGTGTTCCTGCCCACGCTGCTGGTGATGATGTTTGGCACCTACCTGTTGTTCCTGGGGGTGCACGCGGTGCTGGTGCGCCTGCATTTCTACCGCCTGGTCTGGCACCGGGCGCTGTTCAACGTTGCCCTGTATGCCGTGCTGCTGGGCGCGGTCGACCACTTTTGCCGAAGCCTGATGCTGCCATGA
- a CDS encoding efflux RND transporter periplasmic adaptor subunit, which yields MKKPLLTLGRAVLTLLVVTLATVLVWQMVVYYMFAPWTRDGHIRADVIQIAPDVSGLIQQVEVRDNQTVKRGDVLFTIDQDRFTLALRQAKATLGERQETLAQASREAQRNRKLGNLVAAEQLEESQSREARARSAVSEAQVAVDTAQLNLDRSVVRSPVDGYLNDRAPRNHEFVNAGRPVLSVVDSASYHVDGYFEETKLGGINVGDAVDIRVMGDNTRLRGHVQSLAAGIEDRDRSSGANLLPNVNPAFSWVRLAQRIPVRIAFDEVPQDFRMIAGRTATVSIIEGQRP from the coding sequence ATGAAAAAACCTTTGCTGACCTTGGGCCGCGCGGTCCTGACCTTGCTGGTAGTGACCCTGGCCACCGTGCTCGTGTGGCAGATGGTGGTGTACTACATGTTCGCCCCCTGGACCCGCGACGGGCACATTCGCGCCGACGTGATCCAGATTGCCCCGGATGTGTCCGGGCTGATCCAGCAGGTTGAGGTGCGCGACAACCAGACCGTCAAACGCGGCGACGTGCTGTTCACCATCGACCAGGACCGCTTCACCCTGGCCCTGCGCCAGGCCAAGGCGACCCTCGGCGAGCGCCAGGAAACCCTGGCCCAGGCCAGCCGAGAGGCGCAGCGCAACCGCAAGCTGGGTAACCTGGTGGCGGCCGAGCAGTTGGAAGAGAGCCAGTCCCGCGAGGCACGCGCGCGTTCGGCGGTCAGCGAGGCCCAGGTGGCGGTGGACACCGCGCAGTTGAACCTCGACCGCTCGGTGGTGCGCAGCCCGGTGGACGGCTACCTCAACGACCGCGCCCCGCGTAACCACGAATTCGTCAACGCCGGGCGGCCGGTGCTGTCGGTGGTCGACAGCGCCTCGTACCACGTCGATGGCTACTTCGAGGAAACCAAGCTGGGCGGCATCAACGTCGGCGATGCCGTGGACATTCGCGTGATGGGCGACAACACCCGCCTGCGCGGCCATGTGCAGAGCCTGGCCGCCGGCATCGAAGACCGCGACCGCAGCAGCGGCGCCAACCTGCTGCCCAACGTCAACCCGGCGTTCAGCTGGGTGCGCCTGGCCCAGCGTATTCCGGTGCGCATCGCCTTCGACGAGGTGCCGCAGGACTTTCGCATGATCGCCGGGCGCACTGCGACGGTGTCGATCATCGAGGGCCAGCGCCCATGA
- a CDS encoding efflux transporter outer membrane subunit yields the protein MKQLILAGLCLSLGACMMVGPDYEVPKDAALQRSDLNGPLRQDAGSVVSAPVPEDWWQLYQDQRLNALVRQALSANTELRVAAANIARARAQVEVAESQGGFNGGFKAGAQRLQESGEAFLLPEKVPVANIGEAIFSASYQFDLWGTFKRGTEAAKANADAVQAAADTARITLVADVVKAYTQVCSANEEYHIAHESLDLQQQSVQLTQRLRDAGRGDDTQVTRSQTQFKSLRAELPRFKAEREAGLYTLAALLAKPVEQLPAGTADCAELPQLAQLVPVGDGAALLKRRPDVRQAERQLAVATAEIGVATGALYPDISIGAQVGTIGILENLGQASTNRWGIGPQISWSIPTNGTRARIRMAEASTQAALAHFDGVVLNAIRETQTRLAQYSALLDRRDALAEAERSAKESADQTHLRYQVGRESFLADLQATRTYTDVRAQLAAANSQVAMGQIGVFLALGGGWKGELRKP from the coding sequence ATGAAACAGCTGATCCTGGCCGGGCTGTGCCTGTCTTTGGGGGCCTGCATGATGGTCGGCCCCGACTATGAGGTGCCCAAGGATGCGGCGCTGCAACGCAGCGACCTCAACGGCCCGCTGCGCCAGGATGCAGGCAGCGTGGTGTCGGCGCCGGTGCCCGAGGACTGGTGGCAGCTGTACCAGGATCAACGCCTCAACGCATTGGTACGCCAGGCCTTGAGCGCCAACACCGAGCTGCGCGTGGCTGCCGCCAACATCGCCCGGGCCCGGGCCCAGGTCGAGGTGGCCGAGTCCCAGGGCGGTTTCAACGGTGGCTTCAAGGCCGGTGCCCAGCGTTTGCAGGAGTCCGGCGAAGCCTTCCTGCTGCCGGAGAAAGTGCCGGTGGCCAATATCGGCGAGGCGATTTTCAGCGCTTCGTACCAGTTTGACCTGTGGGGCACCTTCAAGCGCGGCACCGAGGCTGCCAAGGCCAACGCCGATGCGGTGCAGGCGGCGGCTGACACGGCGCGCATCACCCTGGTGGCGGATGTGGTCAAGGCCTACACCCAGGTGTGCTCGGCCAACGAGGAGTACCACATTGCCCATGAGTCGCTCGACCTGCAGCAGCAGAGCGTGCAACTGACCCAGCGCCTGCGCGATGCCGGGCGTGGCGACGACACCCAGGTGACCCGTTCGCAGACCCAGTTCAAGTCGTTGCGCGCCGAGCTGCCGCGCTTCAAGGCCGAGCGTGAGGCCGGGCTGTACACCCTGGCGGCGTTGCTGGCAAAGCCTGTGGAGCAACTGCCTGCCGGTACCGCCGACTGCGCCGAGCTGCCCCAGCTTGCGCAACTGGTACCTGTGGGTGACGGCGCTGCGCTGCTCAAGCGCCGCCCCGACGTGCGCCAGGCCGAGCGCCAGCTGGCGGTTGCGACCGCGGAAATTGGCGTGGCCACCGGCGCGCTGTACCCGGACATCAGCATCGGCGCCCAGGTGGGCACCATCGGTATCCTCGAGAACCTTGGCCAGGCGTCGACCAACCGTTGGGGCATTGGCCCGCAGATCAGCTGGAGCATCCCCACCAACGGCACCCGGGCACGCATTCGCATGGCCGAGGCCTCGACCCAGGCGGCGCTGGCGCATTTTGACGGGGTGGTGTTGAACGCCATTCGCGAGACCCAGACGCGGTTGGCCCAGTACAGCGCTTTGCTGGACCGGCGGGATGCGCTGGCCGAGGCCGAGCGCTCGGCGAAGGAATCGGCGGACCAGACGCATTTGCGCTACCAGGTGGGGCGCGAGTCGTTTTTGGCGGACTTGCAGGCGACGCGGACCTATACCGATGTGCGGGCGCAGTTGGCGGCGGCGAACAGCCAGGTGGCCATGGGGCAGATCGGGGTGTTTCTGGCGTTGGGTGGGGGGTGGAAGGGAGAGTTGCGTAAACCTTGA
- a CDS encoding RHS repeat-associated core domain-containing protein, giving the protein MATRLFYQGKKLHTLINDGISSSLLHTANIAHAEYRTTAQGVESLLMATNEPGSVLQARSSSDRVQVLSYTAYGDAPAHLSVMQTLMFNSEWREPITGGYFLGNGYRLLNTVLRRFNLPDNMSPFGAGGLNAYAYCSGDPINKTDPSGHMEKPVFKTPQLKPRAPILQSRSSHPSQTALSSLRHDVQPHWSPTSPEVFKRRVEYLTDIYTIARNLYPDDTYQAAPGSILDSARGRFFEMGVHLYRNGQEGAAAFALAYANNKAPLTPNELSRINYDNDTLAFGQLLMQKENYQEASPAELLSQLAIRLRSN; this is encoded by the coding sequence ATGGCCACTCGACTCTTTTATCAAGGCAAAAAGCTTCACACGCTGATTAACGATGGCATCAGCTCTTCGCTACTGCACACCGCAAATATCGCGCACGCCGAATACAGGACGACAGCCCAAGGCGTCGAATCACTGTTGATGGCTACCAATGAACCAGGCTCCGTGCTGCAAGCCCGGTCAAGCAGTGATCGGGTTCAGGTGCTGAGTTACACAGCTTATGGCGACGCTCCGGCACACCTGTCAGTAATGCAGACTTTAATGTTCAATAGCGAATGGCGCGAGCCGATAACAGGCGGCTACTTCTTAGGTAATGGCTATCGCTTGTTAAACACAGTACTGAGACGTTTTAATTTACCTGACAACATGAGCCCTTTTGGTGCAGGGGGACTCAACGCCTATGCATATTGTTCAGGGGACCCCATCAACAAGACCGACCCAAGCGGTCACATGGAAAAACCCGTCTTCAAGACACCGCAGCTTAAACCAAGAGCTCCAATCCTTCAGTCACGCTCTTCGCATCCATCTCAGACCGCACTGTCCAGCCTGCGGCACGACGTTCAACCTCACTGGAGCCCGACATCTCCAGAAGTATTCAAGCGTAGGGTTGAATACCTGACAGACATTTATACTATAGCCAGAAATCTTTATCCTGATGACACTTACCAAGCGGCCCCTGGATCTATTCTTGACTCAGCACGTGGGCGATTTTTCGAGATGGGCGTGCACCTCTATCGCAATGGACAAGAAGGGGCGGCTGCTTTTGCATTGGCTTATGCTAACAATAAGGCTCCTCTCACTCCTAACGAGCTATCAAGAATAAACTATGACAATGATACTCTTGCTTTTGGTCAGCTTCTTATGCAAAAGGAAAACTATCAAGAAGCCTCGCCTGCTGAATTGCTTTCGCAGCTAGCCATACGCTTGCGATCCAATTAA
- a CDS encoding DUF3077 domain-containing protein, whose amino-acid sequence MSEVTNTFTTVGSETCLDMFRVQPGIPLERVLGEIAVLLGCIRHLSTEAEMEGDLLAGSAARILSDMAKALANDLERGMNRAGR is encoded by the coding sequence ATGAGCGAGGTAACCAACACCTTCACCACCGTCGGCAGCGAAACCTGCCTGGATATGTTCCGGGTGCAGCCGGGTATCCCCCTGGAGCGGGTACTGGGCGAAATTGCGGTATTGCTGGGGTGCATCCGCCACCTGTCCACCGAGGCAGAGATGGAAGGCGACCTGCTGGCGGGGAGTGCGGCGCGGATCTTGAGCGACATGGCCAAGGCGCTGGCCAATGACCTGGAGCGGGGGATGAATCGGGCGGGGCGGTAG
- a CDS encoding penicillin-binding protein activator LpoB, with the protein MRAWMAVIGLACAFGAQAAPKVAVTDLAYEAQVQEYIHTVNAQSSAQSSMYHGSAQASYSEYESLNSYIEQTELRKFGGDIKGEILKTGMFQLVQARPYTASSKEDVYDVIRRIKNGAFPGADYVLFGTLSDIDFQQDINALDHTNSYSAVLGLTVVADFSLINTRTYEITSAFTAMGEGQDTKLVNGRDRRVTLNRPRVVRDVSKALGEDVAQQMAEQLGGPVAGKPGRPRGQNNLPPDEPARVLN; encoded by the coding sequence ATGCGTGCATGGATGGCAGTGATTGGCCTGGCCTGCGCGTTCGGCGCCCAGGCGGCCCCCAAGGTGGCGGTGACCGACCTGGCCTACGAGGCCCAGGTGCAGGAGTACATCCACACCGTCAACGCCCAGAGCAGTGCCCAGTCGAGCATGTACCACGGCAGCGCCCAGGCCAGCTACAGCGAGTACGAAAGCCTGAACAGCTACATCGAGCAGACCGAGCTGCGCAAGTTCGGTGGCGACATCAAGGGTGAAATCCTCAAGACCGGCATGTTCCAGCTGGTCCAGGCCCGCCCTTATACCGCCAGCTCCAAGGAAGACGTGTACGACGTGATCCGCCGCATCAAGAACGGCGCGTTCCCGGGTGCCGACTACGTGCTGTTCGGCACCCTGTCGGACATCGACTTCCAGCAGGACATCAACGCGCTGGACCACACCAACAGCTATTCGGCGGTGCTGGGCCTGACCGTGGTGGCCGACTTCAGCCTGATCAACACCCGCACCTACGAGATCACCTCGGCGTTCACCGCCATGGGTGAGGGCCAGGACACCAAGCTGGTGAACGGCCGTGATCGCCGGGTGACACTGAACCGCCCACGGGTGGTGCGTGATGTGTCCAAGGCGCTGGGTGAAGATGTGGCGCAGCAGATGGCCGAGCAGCTTGGCGGCCCGGTGGCCGGCAAGCCAGGCCGCCCACGCGGGCAGAACAACCTGCCACCGGATGAGCCGGCGCGGGTGTTGAACTAA
- the lpoB gene encoding penicillin-binding protein activator LpoB, whose amino-acid sequence MFARLSLAAIAIALVSGCSTPSPVLGGKNISYGDSKAVELVTNEFGSTDLQMIAESMTRSLAQSGVLSGRPVVQVYDVKNKTSEYIDTREITTSIKTQLMKSGVARFASDNNAMQSQVDQLKLQNQSGLYKKNTVAKTGNMIAAKYRLEGSISSIVKRSSDYKDVFYKFSLQLIDVESGLAEWMDEKEIRKTTER is encoded by the coding sequence ATGTTTGCACGCCTTTCCCTCGCCGCCATCGCCATCGCCCTGGTCAGCGGCTGCAGCACCCCATCGCCGGTACTCGGCGGCAAGAACATCAGCTACGGCGACAGCAAGGCCGTTGAGCTTGTGACCAACGAGTTCGGCTCCACCGACCTGCAGATGATCGCCGAAAGCATGACCCGCTCCCTGGCCCAGTCCGGCGTGCTCAGCGGCCGCCCGGTGGTGCAGGTGTACGACGTGAAGAACAAGACCAGCGAGTACATCGATACCCGCGAAATCACCACCTCGATCAAGACCCAGCTGATGAAGAGCGGCGTAGCCCGCTTTGCCAGCGACAACAACGCCATGCAGAGCCAGGTCGACCAGCTCAAGCTGCAGAACCAGAGCGGCCTGTACAAGAAGAACACCGTGGCCAAGACCGGCAACATGATTGCCGCCAAGTACCGCCTGGAAGGCTCGATCAGCTCGATCGTCAAGCGCAGCAGCGACTACAAGGACGTGTTCTACAAGTTCAGCCTGCAGCTGATCGACGTCGAAAGCGGCCTGGCCGAGTGGATGGACGAAAAAGAAATCCGCAAGACCACGGAGCGCTGA
- a CDS encoding YcfL family protein yields the protein MRRTCLALAAAALLAGCATPPPPAPGSAASKVVTMGQLDDIEIGQMRVARENGFLTVNVALNNSSRSNQTLFYRFAWLGDDGFPVGDEESWKALPLYGKQAKFLPAIAPTPQATDFRLEVHTR from the coding sequence ATGCGCAGAACATGCCTCGCCCTGGCTGCAGCCGCCCTTCTGGCCGGCTGCGCCACCCCGCCCCCGCCCGCTCCGGGCAGCGCCGCCAGCAAGGTGGTGACCATGGGCCAGCTGGACGACATCGAGATCGGCCAGATGCGGGTCGCCCGCGAAAACGGCTTTCTCACCGTCAACGTGGCGCTGAACAACAGCAGCCGCAGCAACCAGACCCTGTTCTACCGCTTCGCCTGGCTGGGCGACGACGGTTTCCCGGTGGGTGACGAAGAAAGCTGGAAGGCCCTGCCGCTGTACGGCAAGCAGGCCAAGTTCCTGCCGGCCATTGCGCCAACGCCGCAAGCCACCGACTTCCGCCTCGAAGTCCACACCCGGTAA
- a CDS encoding COG3014 family protein, with product MVSRALTLATLVAAVQLTGCSVFRSYDSELQETNQQLAAGNVDAALAVLESNNKGEQKDLLYYFEKGELLRSKGDLQGSQDAWRSADSVVLQWEDSVKLDTAKYLSQFGSYLVNDKVRRYEGYDYEKVMLTTQMALNLLAQNDFDGARSEIKKTHEREAVIAELRDKEYLKREEEAEKEGIKTEYKDLQGYPVASLDAPDVVNLKNSYQSAFSHYLSGFVYEALGEKGLAAPGYRKAAELRPNTPLLDQALLNLDKNSAKPGESDVLVVVQSGLAPARDSIRIPLPLPIENELVIVPLSFPIMRDDTSTAAVNEVRLGDKALALTSLNSTSAMSRRALRDDMPGIILRTSVRGITRGVAQKNLNKANPMAGLVVGLASAVVEGADTRTWRTLPDQTLVARLRLAPGEHQLSVPSALGGTQVKVKIDRPYQVVSLRVVGNQVFAGGPAVQVIAPQAPAQAVAALK from the coding sequence ATGGTATCCCGTGCCCTCACCCTGGCGACCCTGGTCGCCGCCGTGCAGCTGACCGGCTGCTCGGTGTTCCGCAGTTACGACAGCGAACTGCAGGAAACCAACCAGCAACTGGCCGCCGGCAACGTCGACGCCGCCCTGGCCGTGCTCGAAAGCAACAACAAGGGCGAGCAGAAAGACCTGCTCTACTACTTCGAAAAAGGCGAACTGCTGCGCTCCAAGGGCGACCTGCAAGGCAGCCAGGACGCCTGGCGCTCGGCCGACAGCGTGGTGCTGCAGTGGGAGGACTCGGTCAAGCTCGACACCGCCAAGTACCTCAGCCAGTTCGGCAGCTACCTGGTCAACGACAAGGTGCGCCGCTACGAAGGCTATGACTACGAAAAGGTCATGCTGACCACGCAAATGGCCCTGAACCTGCTGGCGCAGAACGACTTCGACGGTGCCCGCAGCGAAATCAAGAAGACCCACGAGCGCGAGGCGGTGATCGCCGAGCTGCGCGACAAGGAATACCTCAAGCGCGAGGAAGAAGCCGAAAAAGAAGGCATCAAGACCGAGTACAAGGACCTGCAGGGTTACCCGGTCGCCAGCCTCGACGCCCCGGATGTGGTCAACCTGAAAAACAGCTACCAGAGCGCCTTCAGCCACTACCTGTCGGGCTTCGTCTACGAAGCGCTGGGCGAAAAAGGCCTGGCCGCGCCGGGCTACCGCAAAGCCGCCGAGCTGCGCCCGAACACCCCGCTGCTCGACCAGGCCCTGCTGAACCTCGACAAGAACAGCGCCAAGCCCGGCGAAAGCGATGTGCTGGTGGTGGTGCAAAGCGGCCTGGCGCCGGCCCGCGACTCCATTCGCATTCCCCTGCCGCTGCCGATCGAGAACGAACTGGTGATCGTGCCGCTGTCGTTCCCGATCATGCGTGACGACACCTCCACCGCCGCCGTCAACGAAGTGCGCCTGGGCGACAAGGCCCTGGCCCTGACCTCGCTCAACAGCACCAGCGCCATGTCGCGCCGGGCGCTGCGCGACGACATGCCGGGCATCATCCTGCGCACCAGCGTGCGCGGCATCACCCGTGGCGTGGCGCAGAAGAACCTGAACAAGGCCAACCCCATGGCCGGCCTGGTAGTAGGCCTGGCCTCGGCGGTGGTTGAAGGTGCCGACACCCGCACCTGGCGCACCCTGCCCGACCAGACCCTGGTCGCGCGCCTGCGCCTGGCGCCCGGCGAGCACCAGCTGAGCGTGCCGTCGGCCCTGGGCGGCACCCAGGTCAAGGTGAAGATCGACCGCCCCTACCAGGTGGTCAGCCTGCGGGTGGTCGGCAACCAGGTGTTCGCCGGCGGCCCAGCCGTGCAGGTAATCGCTCCACAGGCCCCGGCCCAGGCCGTTGCCGCACTCAAATGA